Part of the Actinomycetota bacterium genome is shown below.
GCCTTGGAGCCCCCGGGCAGCCTCGCCGCTCCGGGGGTGCTCAAGGTCGGAGCCGAAGGAACCGTGCTGGCGTCCGCCCCGGGTGGCTCCTCGGCGGGCAGGATCAAAGCCGGCGTACTGCTGCCATTCTCGGCGGTACAGAACGGCTGGGCGCGGGTCACCACTCCGTGCGAGCTGACCAGGTGGATGCCGGTCGAGGCAGGCTCCCGTGTGGTCCGGCCCGCTGTGGTCCTGGACCCGGGGCACGGGGGTGACGAGGCCGGCGCAACCGGGCCGACGGGCCTGCTCGAGAAAGAGGTGAACCTGGACGTCGCCTCCCGGGCCGCAGGCCTGCTGAACTCCCTGGGGATCCCCGCCATGCTCACCCGGACCTCGGACTACCGGGCCAGCCTGCCCTTCCGGGTGCAGGTTGCCGACAACTCGGCCGCCGAGCTCATGGTCTCGATCCACCACAATGCCGACCCCGACGGTCCACTCGACCGGCCGGGCAGCGAGACCTACTACCAGTTCCGCTCCGCGGGGTCCAAGCGCCTGGCCGGTCTGGTCTACGAAGAGACCGTGGCCGAGCTGTCGAAGCTCGGTGCCGGCTGGGTGGGCGACACCGACGCCGGCGCCAAGTGGCGGCTCAACTCGAGCGGCGGCGACTACTACGGGATTCTGCGC
Proteins encoded:
- a CDS encoding N-acetylmuramoyl-L-alanine amidase is translated as MTRTLRLLALLLVVGLTGCTSEDPGASPDKSPNEQSTPTPGVSGSPSASPSPAPAPSPTEIALEPPGSLAAPGVLKVGAEGTVLASAPGGSSAGRIKAGVLLPFSAVQNGWARVTTPCELTRWMPVEAGSRVVRPAVVLDPGHGGDEAGATGPTGLLEKEVNLDVASRAAGLLNSLGIPAMLTRTSDYRASLPFRVQVADNSAAELMVSIHHNADPDGPLDRPGSETYYQFRSAGSKRLAGLVYEETVAELSKLGAGWVGDTDAGAKWRLNSSGGDYYGILRRSGEVGVVTTLAELAFVSNPAEEALLRREDVRQMEASAIVRAVQRYLGSKDPGSGFTTPYPRTAPAGPGGGTKGCVDPS